In Gottschalkia purinilytica, a single window of DNA contains:
- the selB gene encoding selenocysteine-specific translation elongation factor, whose translation MKNIIIGTAGHIDHGKTTLIKAITGRETDRLKEEQERGISIELGFTYFDLPSGKRAGIIDVPGHEKFIKNMLAGVTGIDIVVLVIAADEGIMPQTKEHLDILNLLKIEKGIIAITKAELVDDDWLELVKEDVKERVKGTFLENSPIIPVSSINKTGIDELISTIDKFTEEIEERDDKDTPRLPVDRVFTISGFGTVVTGTLISGKLTIGDEIQIFPGNNTGRIRSIQVHGKDSDFGYGGQRVAVNLAGLKKTDIKRGDIIAPIDSMEPTMMLDVKLKLIEDSQRIIENRTRVRLYIGSSEILCRVVLLDKEQLTPGETCYAQLRLEESIVAKRGDRFIIRFYSPMITIGGGEILEPNPPKRKRFDENAIKELELKEKGSITDIIEEIIKDKSRDFPSIKDISVITVMPEDKVQEEVEHLEKDSKVMTFRLLKDIHVIHEDHFDKLSNMIKNDLEKFHEKHSLKVGMSKEEIRSKYLKNIKPKLGDSFINKLEEKGIVKIINESISLRDFEVRFTKTQEAIKEKIEDIYLENKFTLVKKEDILSSIKYDKKDILQVYDALIEIGTLTKIKEDIVIHSKMYKEGKEKVINFIKENGSITIAQLRDLLNTNRKLAVSLIENLDEQKITKRMGDNRVLY comes from the coding sequence ATGAAAAACATTATTATAGGTACAGCAGGGCATATAGATCACGGAAAAACTACCCTTATAAAAGCAATTACAGGAAGAGAAACAGATAGATTAAAAGAAGAGCAGGAAAGAGGTATATCAATAGAATTAGGATTTACATATTTTGATTTACCTAGTGGAAAAAGAGCAGGAATAATAGATGTACCAGGACATGAAAAGTTTATAAAAAATATGCTAGCTGGAGTTACAGGAATAGATATAGTAGTTTTAGTTATAGCTGCTGATGAAGGAATAATGCCACAAACTAAAGAACATTTAGACATACTAAATTTACTTAAAATAGAAAAAGGAATAATAGCCATTACTAAAGCTGAACTTGTAGATGATGATTGGTTAGAACTAGTGAAAGAAGATGTAAAAGAACGAGTTAAGGGTACTTTTTTAGAAAATAGTCCTATTATACCAGTTTCATCAATAAACAAGACGGGGATAGATGAACTTATAAGTACTATAGATAAATTCACAGAAGAAATTGAAGAAAGAGACGATAAAGATACTCCAAGACTACCTGTAGATAGAGTATTTACTATATCAGGATTTGGTACTGTAGTAACAGGAACCTTAATATCTGGAAAGCTTACAATAGGTGACGAAATTCAAATTTTCCCTGGGAATAATACAGGAAGAATAAGATCAATACAAGTTCATGGAAAAGATAGTGATTTTGGATATGGTGGACAGAGAGTAGCCGTAAATTTAGCAGGTTTAAAGAAAACAGATATAAAAAGAGGAGATATCATAGCACCTATTGACTCTATGGAACCTACTATGATGCTAGATGTAAAACTTAAACTCATTGAAGATTCTCAAAGGATAATAGAAAATAGAACCAGAGTGAGACTTTATATAGGTTCTAGTGAAATTTTATGTAGAGTGGTACTCCTGGATAAAGAACAGCTAACTCCTGGAGAAACTTGTTATGCTCAATTAAGGCTAGAGGAATCTATAGTTGCTAAGCGTGGAGATAGATTTATTATAAGATTTTATTCACCTATGATAACTATTGGTGGAGGAGAGATATTAGAACCAAATCCGCCAAAGAGAAAAAGATTTGATGAAAATGCTATAAAAGAGTTAGAGTTAAAAGAAAAAGGTAGTATTACAGATATAATAGAGGAAATTATAAAAGATAAGAGTAGAGATTTTCCTAGTATAAAAGACATATCAGTAATAACTGTAATGCCGGAAGATAAAGTACAAGAAGAAGTAGAACATCTTGAAAAAGATAGTAAAGTTATGACATTTAGACTACTTAAAGATATACATGTTATACATGAAGATCATTTTGATAAGTTATCCAATATGATAAAAAATGATCTTGAAAAGTTTCATGAAAAACATTCCTTAAAAGTAGGAATGTCAAAAGAAGAAATAAGAAGTAAATATTTAAAAAACATAAAACCAAAATTGGGAGACAGCTTTATAAATAAATTAGAGGAAAAAGGAATAGTTAAAATTATAAATGAAAGTATATCATTAAGAGACTTTGAAGTAAGATTTACAAAAACCCAAGAAGCAATAAAAGAAAAAATTGAAGATATTTACTTGGAGAACAAGTTTACACTTGTTAAGAAAGAAGATATATTAAGTAGTATTAAATATGATAAAAAAGATATATTACAAGTATATGATGCTTTAATAGAAATAGGTACATTAACAAAAATAAAGGAAGATATAGTTATTCATTCTAAAATGTATAAAGAAGGTAAGGAAAAAGTAATAAACTTTATAAAAGAAAATGGATCAATTACTATTGCACAACTTAGAGACTTATTAAATACAAACAGAAAACTAGCAGTTTCACTTATAGAAAATCTTGATGAACAAAAAATTACAAAGCGTATGGGTGACAATAGAGTACTTTATTAG
- a CDS encoding peptidoglycan-binding domain-containing protein: MKKTLGILALSVIISSTSPVYAQDTIKESDDNATTNIIESVDGSKLRAAPLSDGNISAYSYGPLSSIVQKYYRGEPLLVRGSQGYYVQRLQHAINNRGYRNYGKWVEVHIAEDGIYGPATENGVRVFQQHFKEQFWADLKVDGKAGEQVWSIINFFDW, from the coding sequence GTGAAAAAAACACTAGGTATTTTAGCATTATCAGTTATAATTTCATCTACTAGTCCAGTCTATGCTCAGGATACTATTAAGGAGTCAGATGATAATGCAACAACTAACATTATAGAATCAGTCGATGGATCTAAACTTAGAGCTGCACCATTAAGTGATGGAAATATATCGGCTTATTCTTATGGACCTTTAAGTTCTATAGTACAAAAGTATTACAGAGGTGAACCTTTATTGGTTCGTGGTTCTCAGGGATATTATGTTCAAAGATTACAACATGCAATAAATAACAGAGGATATAGAAACTATGGAAAATGGGTTGAGGTTCATATTGCAGAAGATGGTATATATGGACCAGCAACAGAAAATGGTGTAAGAGTTTTTCAGCAACATTTTAAAGAACAATTCTGGGCAGATCTTAAAGTAGATGGAAAAGCAGGAGAGCAAGTATGGTCAATAATAAACTTTTTTGATTGGTAG
- a CDS encoding Clo7bot family Cys-rich peptide yields MKYVIKPLKAFVEGYCYMCREQCQNLCGTQCGAQNTNQIK; encoded by the coding sequence ATGAAATATGTAATAAAGCCATTAAAAGCATTTGTAGAAGGATACTGTTATATGTGTCGTGAACAATGTCAAAATCTTTGTGGAACACAGTGTGGAGCTCAGAACACTAATCAAATTAAATAG
- a CDS encoding Clo7bot family Cys-rich peptide has translation MKYIIKPSKTFVEGYCYMCSSQCQNNCGTQCATQGQ, from the coding sequence ATGAAATATATAATAAAACCATCAAAAACATTTGTAGAAGGATATTGCTATATGTGTAGTAGTCAATGTCAAAATAATTGTGGAACACAATGTGCTACTCAAGGACAGTAG
- the selD gene encoding selenide, water dikinase SelD: MTVKHKRLTEMTRSSGUAAKIGPDTLAQVLCQLPKLNSDENLLVGIETSDDAAVYKIDDNTALIQTVDFFTPVVDDPYTYGQIAATNSISDVYAMGGDPKLAMNIICFPTCLPSEVMAEVLKGGYDKVIESGAILIGGHTVEDDEPKYGLCVSGFIHPKNVLTNSNAKVGDILVLTKPLGIGVLNTAIKAEMTDKETYDKAVKVMTTLNKHAKDAMIKVGVNSCTDITGFGLLGHTLEMAEGSNVTIKLESEKIPVIKEALEFAKMGLVPAGAYSNKSFIGDKVYFDKEMSQELKDILYDPQTSGGLLISVDKDKVNLLLEELKGNNTEFGIIGEVVEKQEYSIIVG; the protein is encoded by the coding sequence ATGACTGTAAAGCATAAGAGATTAACAGAAATGACTAGAAGTTCAGGTTGAGCAGCTAAAATAGGTCCTGATACCTTGGCACAGGTTCTGTGTCAGTTACCTAAATTAAATAGCGACGAAAACTTATTAGTAGGTATAGAGACATCTGATGATGCTGCTGTTTATAAAATAGATGATAATACTGCTTTGATACAAACTGTAGATTTTTTTACACCAGTAGTAGATGATCCTTATACTTACGGTCAAATAGCTGCTACTAATTCTATAAGTGATGTTTATGCAATGGGGGGAGATCCTAAGTTAGCAATGAACATAATATGTTTTCCTACTTGTTTACCATCAGAAGTAATGGCTGAAGTGTTAAAAGGTGGTTATGATAAGGTTATAGAATCAGGAGCTATTTTGATAGGAGGTCATACTGTTGAAGATGATGAACCTAAATATGGATTATGTGTTAGTGGATTTATACATCCAAAGAATGTCTTAACTAATAGCAACGCCAAAGTAGGAGATATACTTGTATTAACTAAACCATTAGGAATAGGTGTATTGAATACTGCTATAAAAGCAGAGATGACAGATAAAGAAACTTATGATAAAGCTGTAAAAGTTATGACTACTCTGAATAAACATGCTAAAGATGCTATGATTAAAGTAGGAGTAAATAGCTGTACAGATATTACAGGTTTTGGTCTATTAGGTCATACATTAGAAATGGCTGAAGGTAGTAATGTTACGATTAAGTTAGAATCTGAAAAGATACCAGTGATAAAAGAAGCACTAGAATTTGCTAAAATGGGATTAGTACCTGCAGGAGCTTATTCTAATAAAAGTTTTATAGGAGATAAAGTTTACTTTGATAAAGAAATGTCACAAGAATTAAAGGATATATTATATGACCCCCAAACATCAGGAGGACTGCTTATATCTGTAGATAAAGATAAAGTAAACTTACTACTTGAAGAACTAAAAGGTAATAATACTGAGTTCGGAATTATAGGAGAGGTAGTTGAAAAACAAGAGTATTCTATAATAGTAGGATAA
- a CDS encoding Clo7bot family Cys-rich peptide yields the protein MKYIVNPVFEKVLGYCFTCSIVCQMNCGKVCSTQCFQQGTNPEDN from the coding sequence ATGAAGTATATAGTGAATCCAGTGTTTGAAAAAGTTTTGGGGTATTGTTTTACTTGTAGTATTGTTTGTCAGATGAATTGTGGAAAAGTATGTTCTACTCAATGTTTTCAGCAAGGAACAAACCCTGAAGACAATTAA
- a CDS encoding Clo7bot family Cys-rich peptide, translating to MKYVVKPSKSFTEGYCFSCTSQCQNNCGGQCATQGK from the coding sequence ATGAAATATGTAGTGAAGCCATCTAAATCATTTACTGAAGGATATTGTTTTTCATGTACTAGTCAGTGTCAGAACAACTGTGGAGGACAATGTGCTACTCAAGGTAAATAA
- the selA gene encoding L-seryl-tRNA(Sec) selenium transferase, which translates to MNSNIYSRIPKVDQIIENEKIKSMLEINSRELVIESIREELDDIRKIISKGDITLEDLDNRINKIYDNVTLRVQNTMSPKFKRVINCTGVVIHTNLGRSLINEEVMKYVSNIATKYSNLEFDLETGARGSRYSHLEDIIKKITGAEAALVVNNNAAAVVLVLSALAKEKEVVVSRGELVEIGGSFRIPDVMEQSGAKLVDVGTTNKTHIWDYERAIGEETAALLKVHTSNYRILGFTSSISLDELVELGKKKEVAVIEDLGSGVLIDLSKYGLEYEPTVQDSINSGVDVVTFSGDKLLGGPQAGIIVGKKKYIDMMKKHPLNRALRIDKFTIATLEGTLRFYLDEDKAIENIPTLRMLTTSINDIEIKANKLLHQIKNCIKDKLDIQVVDEFSQVGGGSLPLEKIPTKCIMISSDHISVTSLERKLRENEIPIITRLYKDRLYMDLRTIDETEFEIIIDGIKSALQNI; encoded by the coding sequence ATGAATTCAAATATTTACAGTAGAATTCCAAAGGTAGATCAGATAATTGAAAACGAAAAGATAAAAAGTATGTTAGAAATTAATTCTAGAGAGTTAGTTATAGAGTCAATAAGAGAAGAACTAGATGATATAAGAAAGATAATATCTAAAGGAGATATAACTTTAGAAGATTTAGACAATAGAATAAATAAAATATATGATAATGTAACTTTGAGAGTACAAAATACTATGAGCCCTAAATTCAAAAGAGTTATAAATTGTACAGGTGTAGTTATTCACACTAATTTAGGACGTTCACTTATAAATGAGGAAGTTATGAAATATGTTTCTAACATTGCTACAAAGTATTCAAATTTAGAGTTTGACTTAGAAACAGGAGCTAGAGGTTCAAGGTATAGTCATTTAGAAGATATAATCAAGAAAATTACTGGAGCTGAAGCAGCTTTAGTTGTAAATAATAATGCTGCAGCAGTAGTCTTAGTTTTAAGTGCATTGGCTAAGGAAAAAGAGGTTGTAGTATCTAGAGGAGAATTAGTTGAAATTGGAGGATCTTTTAGAATACCAGATGTAATGGAACAGAGCGGAGCTAAATTAGTGGATGTAGGAACAACAAATAAAACTCACATTTGGGACTATGAAAGAGCTATAGGAGAAGAAACAGCAGCACTTCTTAAAGTTCATACGAGTAACTATAGAATCTTAGGGTTTACTTCTTCTATAAGTCTAGATGAATTAGTAGAACTAGGTAAGAAAAAAGAAGTAGCAGTAATAGAAGATTTAGGAAGTGGAGTTTTAATAGATTTAAGTAAGTATGGATTAGAGTATGAACCTACTGTTCAAGACTCTATAAATTCGGGAGTAGACGTTGTAACATTTAGCGGAGATAAGCTTTTAGGAGGACCTCAGGCTGGAATTATAGTAGGAAAGAAGAAATACATAGACATGATGAAAAAACATCCTCTTAATAGAGCTTTAAGAATAGATAAATTTACAATAGCTACGCTTGAAGGGACCTTAAGATTTTATTTAGATGAGGATAAAGCTATTGAAAACATTCCTACACTTAGAATGTTAACTACTTCTATAAATGATATAGAAATAAAAGCTAATAAATTGTTACATCAAATAAAGAACTGTATAAAAGATAAATTAGATATACAAGTAGTAGATGAATTCTCACAGGTTGGAGGAGGGTCTCTTCCATTGGAGAAAATTCCTACAAAATGTATAATGATTTCTTCAGATCATATAAGTGTTACATCTCTAGAAAGAAAATTAAGAGAAAATGAAATTCCTATAATTACTAGACTATATAAAGATAGACTTTATATGGATTTAAGAACAATTGATGAGACTGAGTTTGAGATAATAATAGATGGAATCAAATCTGCATTACAAAATATTTAA
- a CDS encoding DsrE/DsrF/DrsH-like family protein, translated as MSENKKLNLLVFSGDYDKALAALILANGAKEIGMDVTIFFAFWGLLIARDPDKVSKRKKNIFEKMFGFCTPKGVESLSLSKMNMGGMGQKMLRKMMKDKDKPLLIHFLQGARKKDIKFYGCKLSQEVMGFDKEELIPELEIIEVYEYLKDAMESEIQLFI; from the coding sequence ATGTCTGAAAATAAAAAATTAAACTTATTAGTTTTTAGTGGAGACTATGATAAAGCGCTAGCTGCACTTATTTTAGCTAATGGAGCAAAAGAGATTGGAATGGATGTAACTATTTTTTTCGCATTTTGGGGACTTTTAATAGCAAGAGATCCTGATAAAGTTTCAAAGAGAAAGAAAAATATATTTGAAAAGATGTTTGGATTTTGTACACCAAAAGGAGTTGAAAGCTTATCTTTATCTAAGATGAACATGGGGGGAATGGGACAAAAAATGCTTAGAAAAATGATGAAAGATAAAGACAAACCCCTACTTATTCATTTTTTACAAGGCGCTAGAAAAAAAGATATAAAATTTTATGGTTGTAAATTATCACAAGAGGTTATGGGATTTGATAAAGAGGAGCTTATACCAGAATTAGAGATAATAGAAGTTTATGAGTATCTAAAAGACGCTATGGAATCAGAGATTCAGCTGTTTATATAG
- a CDS encoding universal stress protein UspA: MKDSKNIMVCVTQQKTCERLIMSGYEKMEEDDNLFVINVVNEKDNFLYNSSEGEALEYLFSVSKKVGADLTVIRSKDVIKAIADFAKKNDITHIVLGVSPQSADIESHNIVMKLKKYLPKTEYIIV, from the coding sequence ATGAAAGACTCAAAAAATATTATGGTTTGTGTTACTCAACAAAAAACTTGCGAAAGACTTATTATGAGTGGATATGAAAAAATGGAAGAAGACGATAATTTGTTTGTTATAAATGTTGTAAATGAAAAAGACAATTTTTTATATAATTCAAGTGAAGGTGAAGCATTAGAATATCTCTTTAGTGTTTCAAAAAAAGTAGGAGCTGACTTAACAGTTATAAGGTCCAAAGACGTTATAAAGGCTATAGCTGACTTTGCTAAGAAAAATGATATTACACATATTGTTCTTGGAGTTTCGCCACAGTCTGCTGACATAGAAAGTCATAACATAGTTATGAAACTTAAAAAGTACTTACCAAAAACCGAATATATTATAGTTTAA
- a CDS encoding sensor histidine kinase, translating to MNDIISDYSKEINSRIMVINKQGIVKGDSNKEQIGKKFNNEEVRKSLKGEVASRAYNSPTYKHVLYVATPVKLHDEVIGSILIFASINDIYDAVYYINQKLTIFSILSIIIISIVNFIFTGYVFKPLQIFNQAILKISEGDLNQKIKIETNDEFRKLADTFNMMTEKLDEEDKQKKDFVAYVSHELKTPLSSIKLLSESLIHENEININIYREFLHDISSEVDRLNNIVEDLLTSMELDISKIKINFEYVNISTLIEKTVLKLKPLADKKNIKIDVYVIRKEMNIMIDPDRIQQAVINIVSNAIKYTEKDGSIKVMLYEKNGNTIIEIKDNGIGIPKENLPYIFDRFYRVDKARARVTGGSGLGLSIAKQIISLHRGTIEVESQLGKGTRFSIIIPSIEK from the coding sequence ATGAATGATATAATATCTGACTATAGTAAAGAAATAAACTCCAGGATCATGGTAATAAATAAGCAAGGTATAGTAAAAGGAGATTCTAATAAAGAACAGATAGGAAAAAAATTTAATAATGAAGAAGTAAGAAAATCCTTAAAAGGAGAAGTAGCATCAAGAGCGTATAACTCCCCTACATATAAACATGTTTTATACGTGGCTACCCCTGTTAAATTACATGATGAAGTAATCGGATCTATACTAATATTTGCTTCAATAAATGATATATATGATGCAGTTTATTATATAAATCAAAAATTAACTATTTTCTCTATACTCAGTATAATAATCATATCTATAGTAAATTTTATTTTCACAGGATATGTATTTAAACCTCTTCAAATATTTAACCAAGCTATACTTAAGATATCAGAAGGAGATTTAAATCAAAAAATAAAGATAGAAACAAATGATGAGTTTAGAAAGCTAGCAGATACTTTTAATATGATGACGGAAAAACTAGATGAAGAAGATAAACAAAAGAAAGACTTTGTTGCATATGTATCTCATGAACTAAAAACTCCCCTTAGTTCTATAAAGCTTTTATCAGAATCTCTTATACATGAGAATGAAATTAATATCAATATATATAGAGAATTTTTGCATGACATATCTTCAGAAGTAGACAGACTAAATAATATAGTAGAAGATCTACTAACTTCAATGGAGCTTGATATATCTAAGATTAAAATAAACTTTGAATATGTAAATATAAGTACACTAATAGAAAAAACTGTACTTAAATTAAAACCATTGGCAGATAAAAAGAATATAAAGATAGATGTATATGTAATTCGTAAAGAAATGAATATAATGATAGACCCAGATAGAATTCAACAAGCAGTTATAAACATAGTATCAAATGCAATAAAATATACAGAGAAAGATGGATCAATTAAAGTTATGTTATATGAAAAGAATGGTAATACTATTATAGAGATAAAAGATAATGGAATAGGGATACCTAAGGAAAACTTACCTTATATATTTGATAGATTTTATAGAGTTGATAAAGCAAGAGCAAGGGTAACCGGAGGATCAGGTCTTGGATTATCAATAGCAAAACAAATTATAAGTCTCCATAGGGGTACTATAGAGGTTGAGAGTCAATTAGGAAAAGGAACAAGGTTTTCTATTATTATACCTAGTATAGAAAAATAA
- a CDS encoding GNAT family N-acetyltransferase, producing the protein MEEFNIRKATIEDTDKIHDLWKRLSLDQLNKDPYYKGAIDFHETKEMFEKALQDENCCIIIGEYGEKIVAFIELWIKNKDFYFFIDDYVYILHAFVDPEYRRQFKIARRMYREAENWARDKGFKYLQADVFEHNGRVMNFLGYFGFDKYRSRLIKTIQ; encoded by the coding sequence ATGGAGGAATTTAATATAAGAAAAGCAACTATAGAAGATACTGATAAGATACATGACTTGTGGAAAAGACTATCATTAGATCAACTTAATAAAGACCCCTATTATAAAGGTGCGATAGACTTTCATGAAACTAAAGAAATGTTTGAAAAAGCATTACAAGATGAAAACTGCTGTATCATAATAGGGGAATATGGTGAGAAGATAGTAGCTTTTATTGAACTGTGGATAAAGAATAAAGACTTTTATTTTTTTATAGATGATTATGTATACATATTACATGCTTTCGTAGATCCTGAATATAGACGACAATTTAAAATAGCGAGAAGGATGTATAGAGAGGCTGAAAACTGGGCGAGAGATAAAGGATTTAAATATTTACAAGCTGATGTTTTTGAACATAATGGAAGAGTAATGAACTTTCTAGGTTATTTTGGATTTGATAAGTATAGAAGTAGACTTATCAAAACTATACAGTGA
- a CDS encoding ABC transporter ATP-binding protein gives MVTLLKKIKHIIKPYAKIQSLGLILTILYSITYFAAPLASKYLVDEVLPSNSSEKIYYGLGIFFIVCILQPVFSYLKNILFVKISEKITLDLRRNMFYKIAHTSLKFFSKTNKGAVISRIIDDSHNVSNFLTNIFVDFIKNIVIFIMIIGGMLYLSVEITMIVVLIGVVFISVNFKMSKKFRNMSLEVQQNNDNLCTIINQLTDSISTTKAYSLEDYFTEKYNRVLDKSYTDNVRINKLNTLLNNSVEVLVVLSNTIIYGIGILYVIKGKSTLGTIFALSIYFQMIIQPLFEILSSNIRIQKIIPILDRVEEYLKLDNEYDLDNKKEYNQIKDYKGNISIKNLWFAYEEDNYILKNINLDISNKSFIALIGPSGSGKSTLIKLLLGLYEPDKGEIYIGDTNIKSLNLYDYRKSVGFVSQDIYMFNTTINENIKLENKQISDGQVIDVCKKVGIHEDIIKLPKGYETMIYEMPNLSGGQKQKIALARVILKKPKIVILDEPTSALDSDSESKICDIIEDLSNQYTVIVVSHRMSTIKKADKIYLFTGEGTIIETDYNSALNKNTEQEYYQRSVNLI, from the coding sequence ATGGTTACATTATTAAAAAAAATTAAGCATATCATAAAGCCTTACGCTAAGATACAGTCATTGGGACTAATTTTAACTATACTGTATTCTATTACTTACTTTGCAGCTCCTTTAGCTTCAAAGTATCTAGTTGACGAGGTTTTACCTAGTAATTCTAGTGAAAAAATATATTATGGACTGGGTATATTTTTTATTGTGTGTATATTGCAACCTGTATTTTCTTATTTAAAAAATATATTATTTGTTAAAATCTCTGAAAAAATTACTTTAGATTTACGAAGAAATATGTTCTATAAAATAGCTCATACTTCCCTTAAGTTTTTTTCGAAAACAAATAAAGGTGCAGTTATATCACGTATAATTGATGATAGTCATAATGTAAGTAATTTTCTTACAAATATTTTTGTAGACTTTATTAAAAATATAGTTATATTCATTATGATAATAGGTGGAATGCTTTATTTATCAGTAGAAATAACAATGATAGTTGTATTAATAGGAGTAGTATTTATATCAGTAAACTTTAAGATGAGTAAAAAGTTTAGAAATATGTCTTTAGAAGTACAACAAAATAATGATAATTTATGTACCATAATAAATCAATTAACAGATTCAATATCTACAACTAAAGCTTATTCTTTAGAAGATTATTTCACTGAAAAATATAATAGAGTATTGGATAAATCCTATACTGATAATGTAAGAATAAATAAGTTAAATACGCTATTAAATAACTCTGTAGAAGTATTAGTAGTATTGTCTAATACAATAATATATGGAATAGGGATATTGTATGTAATAAAGGGAAAATCGACTTTAGGAACTATATTTGCATTATCTATATACTTTCAAATGATTATACAACCGTTATTTGAAATTTTAAGTAGTAATATTAGAATTCAAAAAATAATTCCAATTCTTGATAGAGTGGAAGAATATCTTAAGCTAGATAATGAGTATGATCTAGATAATAAAAAAGAATATAATCAAATTAAAGATTATAAAGGAAATATATCTATAAAAAATCTATGGTTTGCATATGAAGAAGATAATTATATATTAAAGAATATAAATTTAGATATATCTAATAAAAGCTTTATAGCTTTAATAGGTCCTTCAGGATCTGGGAAAAGTACACTTATTAAATTACTATTAGGATTGTACGAGCCTGACAAAGGTGAAATATATATAGGAGATACTAATATTAAAAGTTTAAACTTATATGATTACAGAAAAAGTGTAGGATTTGTTTCTCAAGATATATACATGTTTAATACAACTATAAACGAGAATATAAAGTTGGAAAATAAACAAATAAGTGATGGACAAGTTATAGATGTATGTAAGAAAGTCGGTATACATGAGGATATCATAAAGCTTCCTAAAGGTTATGAAACTATGATTTATGAAATGCCTAATCTTTCAGGTGGACAGAAACAAAAAATAGCATTGGCAAGGGTTATTCTTAAAAAACCTAAAATTGTAATACTTGATGAACCTACATCTGCTCTTGATTCAGATAGTGAAAGTAAAATTTGTGACATAATAGAAGATCTTTCTAACCAATACACTGTTATAGTAGTTTCTCATAGAATGTCTACAATAAAAAAAGCAGATAAAATATATTTATTTACAGGAGAAGGAACTATTATAGAAACTGATTATAATTCAGCATTGAATAAGAATACAGAACAAGAATATTATCAAAGATCAGTTAATTTAATCTAA
- a CDS encoding Clo7bot family Cys-rich peptide, with protein MRFIVKPTNVTQQSYCYCQDCGLKCSQQCGVFNN; from the coding sequence ATGAGATTTATTGTAAAGCCGACTAATGTTACTCAACAATCATATTGCTATTGTCAAGATTGTGGATTGAAGTGTAGTCAACAATGTGGTGTTTTTAATAATTAG
- a CDS encoding response regulator transcription factor: MNAKILIVDDEPLLVKGLKYSLEQDGYTTEASYDGIEALEKAKEGDYDLIILDLMLPKLDGLEVCQKIREISEVPIIMLTAKNDDIDKILGLEHGADDYLTKPFNILELKVRIKAILRRMNKKDNNVANQIIQIGNFTINTLGRKVTVGGKEVNLTAKEFDLLLLLATNPGKVFTREELLEIIWGYEYFGDLRTVDVHIRRLREKIEKNSSQAEYILTKWGVGYYFKNIYQ, from the coding sequence ATGAACGCCAAGATCCTAATAGTTGATGATGAACCCCTATTAGTAAAAGGATTAAAATATAGTTTAGAACAAGATGGTTATACAACAGAAGCTTCTTATGACGGAATAGAAGCCTTAGAAAAAGCGAAAGAAGGTGACTATGATCTTATCATACTTGACTTAATGCTACCGAAATTAGACGGACTTGAAGTATGTCAAAAAATAAGAGAGATATCAGAAGTACCTATTATCATGTTAACAGCTAAAAATGATGATATAGACAAAATACTAGGATTAGAGCATGGAGCAGATGACTATCTTACTAAACCTTTTAATATATTAGAGCTAAAAGTTAGAATAAAAGCTATACTAAGAAGAATGAATAAAAAAGATAATAACGTAGCAAATCAAATTATTCAGATAGGAAATTTTACTATAAATACATTAGGTAGAAAAGTTACAGTTGGAGGAAAAGAAGTAAATTTAACAGCTAAAGAATTTGACTTATTACTTTTATTGGCCACAAATCCAGGAAAAGTATTTACTCGTGAAGAACTGCTAGAAATAATATGGGGTTATGAATATTTTGGAGATTTAAGAACGGTAGATGTTCATATTAGGAGATTAAGAGAAAAAATAGAGAAAAACTCTAGTCAAGCGGAATATATATTGACAAAATGGGGAGTTGGTTACTATTTTAAAAACATATATCAATAA